From the genome of Bradyrhizobium elkanii USDA 76, one region includes:
- a CDS encoding carbohydrate ABC transporter permease, whose translation MVDVAFQSNRAAAAQTGRRRAGLRNALRRKSMAAFLMTLPLILLIAILVLYPALYSLHLATLNKAMTKFVGFGNFEFLFKRDTFWLVVKQSCIFAISAVIFKALIGFIVAHFVHNVPANKQRKWRGMLLVPWVIPPAMSTLAWLWLFDPSYSAFNYTLSFFGIGPIPWTGDAMWARFSVILVNVWYGAPFFMIMYLAALKSVPDQLYEAAAIDGANWWQRIWYVTLPMMRNIIAITTLFSLIVTFANFDIVRILTAGGPLDHTHIFATWAFRVGIEGSDVPLGASVSLFMVPILAVAAIFILRDITKRGNEA comes from the coding sequence ATGGTTGATGTCGCATTCCAATCCAACCGCGCAGCCGCTGCCCAGACGGGACGAAGGCGCGCCGGCCTGCGCAACGCGCTGCGGCGCAAGTCGATGGCCGCGTTCCTGATGACCTTGCCGCTGATCCTCCTGATCGCGATCCTGGTCCTCTACCCGGCCCTCTACTCCTTGCACCTCGCGACGCTGAACAAGGCGATGACGAAGTTCGTCGGGTTCGGCAATTTCGAGTTCCTGTTCAAGCGCGACACCTTCTGGCTGGTGGTCAAGCAATCCTGCATTTTCGCGATCTCGGCGGTGATCTTCAAAGCCCTGATCGGCTTCATCGTCGCGCATTTCGTGCACAACGTCCCCGCCAACAAGCAGCGCAAGTGGCGCGGCATGCTGCTGGTGCCGTGGGTGATCCCGCCGGCGATGAGCACGCTGGCATGGCTCTGGCTGTTCGACCCCTCCTACAGCGCCTTCAACTACACGCTTTCCTTCTTCGGCATCGGGCCGATCCCGTGGACCGGCGATGCGATGTGGGCGCGCTTCTCGGTGATCCTGGTCAACGTCTGGTATGGCGCGCCATTCTTCATGATCATGTATCTGGCGGCGTTGAAATCGGTACCCGACCAGCTTTATGAGGCGGCCGCGATCGACGGCGCCAATTGGTGGCAGCGGATCTGGTACGTGACCCTGCCGATGATGCGCAACATCATCGCGATCACGACGCTGTTCTCGCTGATCGTGACCTTCGCCAATTTCGACATCGTGCGCATCCTGACCGCGGGCGGGCCGCTCGACCACACCCATATCTTCGCCACCTGGGCGTTCCGCGTCGGCATCGAGGGCAGCGATGTGCCGCTCGGCGCCAGCGTTTCGCTGTTCATGGTGCCGATCCTCGCGGTCGCGGCGATCTTCATCCTGCGCGACATCACCAAACGCGGGAACGAAGCCTGA
- a CDS encoding carbohydrate ABC transporter permease — protein sequence MSSLTIDKSGPNRKVKYGSMSRDRAWALRWSYFFLVLFAIFSLTPPIYMLITSLKSSAEISAATNPWWVYHPTLSNYIELLTSNQFLRFFWNSAWVSIIVVTITMLISVPAAFALARMKFWGSATLATGVFLTYLIPDSLLFIPLFKMFAVFGDWTGIQLVNRWYVLLFIYPTLTVPFCTWIMIGYFASIPKELDEAAIIDGASWFQTLTRIFIPVALPGLIAATIFAFTVSWAQFLYPLVFTTSTDQLVLPVGIITTLIKGDVFNWGQIMTGALLGAAPPLIIYAFLMDYYIAGLTAGATKG from the coding sequence ATGAGCTCGCTGACGATCGACAAGTCCGGACCGAACCGCAAGGTCAAGTACGGCAGCATGAGCCGCGACCGCGCCTGGGCGCTACGCTGGTCCTATTTCTTCCTGGTGCTGTTCGCGATCTTCTCGCTGACGCCGCCGATCTACATGCTGATCACCTCGCTGAAGAGCAGCGCCGAGATCTCGGCCGCGACCAATCCGTGGTGGGTCTATCACCCGACACTCAGCAACTACATCGAGCTCCTGACCTCGAACCAGTTCCTGCGCTTCTTCTGGAACTCGGCCTGGGTCTCGATCATCGTGGTCACCATCACGATGCTGATCAGCGTGCCGGCGGCCTTTGCGCTGGCTCGGATGAAATTCTGGGGCTCGGCGACGCTCGCGACCGGCGTGTTCCTCACCTATCTCATTCCGGACAGCCTGCTGTTCATTCCGCTGTTCAAGATGTTCGCCGTGTTCGGCGACTGGACTGGCATCCAGCTCGTCAATCGCTGGTACGTGCTGCTGTTCATCTACCCGACGCTGACGGTGCCGTTCTGCACCTGGATCATGATCGGCTATTTCGCCTCGATCCCGAAGGAGCTCGACGAGGCCGCGATCATCGACGGCGCGAGCTGGTTCCAGACGCTGACCCGGATCTTCATCCCGGTCGCCCTGCCCGGCCTGATCGCGGCCACGATCTTTGCCTTCACCGTCTCCTGGGCCCAGTTCCTCTATCCGCTGGTGTTCACGACATCGACCGATCAGCTGGTGCTGCCGGTCGGCATCATCACGACCCTGATCAAGGGTGACGTCTTCAACTGGGGACAGATCATGACCGGCGCCCTGCTCGGCGCCGCGCCGCCGCTGATCATCTACGCCTTCCTGATGGACTACTACATTGCCGGCCTGACCGCCGGTGCGACAAAGGGTTGA
- a CDS encoding ABC transporter ATP-binding protein, with translation MADVSLRKVVKRYDEVEAVRGIDLDIADHEFVVLVGPSGCGKSTTLRMIAGLEDISDGDIMIGGDVVNDVPPKDRDIAMVFQNYALYPHMTVAENMSFGLRLKHYPKAEIKSRVTEAARMLDITDLIDRKPKQLSGGQRQRVAMGRAIVRNPKVFLFDEPLSNLDAKLRVQMRIEIKKVHQKVRTTTVYVTHDQVEAMTLADRVVVMNHGRIEQIGTPNELYHKPATRFVASFIGSPAMNFVPCRLEDTGGKLNVRLTDRLAFALPPARAARYQALSRTDKLLLGIRPEHVMEARPHAEPGVEPFDATLDVTEPMGMETLVYFTLEGTQVCGRVNPNAGAQDGSPLRLAVDLNNMHLLNEVTGAVL, from the coding sequence ATGGCTGATGTCAGTTTGCGGAAGGTTGTGAAGCGCTACGATGAGGTCGAGGCGGTGCGCGGCATCGACCTTGATATCGCCGACCATGAGTTCGTGGTGCTGGTCGGGCCGAGCGGCTGCGGCAAGTCGACGACGCTGCGGATGATCGCCGGCCTCGAGGACATTTCCGACGGCGACATCATGATCGGCGGCGACGTCGTCAACGACGTGCCGCCGAAGGACCGCGACATCGCGATGGTGTTCCAGAACTATGCGCTCTATCCGCATATGACCGTTGCCGAGAACATGTCGTTCGGTCTGCGGCTGAAGCACTATCCCAAGGCGGAGATCAAGAGCCGGGTCACCGAGGCCGCCCGCATGCTCGACATCACCGATCTGATCGACCGCAAGCCGAAGCAGCTCTCCGGCGGCCAGCGCCAGCGTGTCGCGATGGGACGGGCGATCGTGCGCAATCCGAAGGTGTTCCTGTTCGACGAACCGCTGTCCAACCTCGACGCCAAGCTGCGCGTGCAGATGCGGATCGAGATCAAGAAGGTGCATCAGAAGGTCCGCACCACGACCGTCTACGTCACCCACGACCAGGTCGAGGCGATGACGCTCGCCGACCGCGTGGTGGTGATGAACCACGGCAGGATCGAGCAGATCGGCACGCCCAACGAACTCTACCACAAGCCGGCGACCCGGTTCGTCGCAAGCTTCATCGGCTCGCCCGCGATGAACTTCGTGCCCTGTCGGCTCGAGGACACCGGCGGCAAGCTCAATGTGCGGCTGACCGATCGCCTCGCTTTCGCGCTGCCGCCGGCACGCGCCGCCCGCTACCAGGCTCTCTCCCGCACCGACAAGCTGTTGCTGGGCATCCGGCCCGAGCACGTCATGGAGGCGCGGCCGCATGCCGAGCCGGGCGTCGAGCCGTTCGACGCGACGCTCGACGTCACCGAGCCGATGGGAATGGAGACCCTGGTCTATTTCACGCTCGAGGGCACCCAGGTCTGCGGCCGGGTTAATCCCAATGCCGGAGCGCAGGATGGCAGCCCGCTCCGATTGGCTGTGGACCTCAACAATATGCATTTGCTAAACGAGGTGACCGGCGCCGTCCTTTGA
- a CDS encoding hydroxyacid dehydrogenase — MATNKKKIFITQTLSPGARVLLNERDDVELIEFPNLISAKDFQTMLEQHAPVHGVALGATRFGEAELEASKGMMVVTRIGVGYDAVDVPALSRRKVPLMVAGTANSPSVAEQALFMMLTLAKRAQEMHTMVKDGTWASRLGVLPFDLYGKTVLIVGFGRIGTRTAKRCLAMEMNVLVYDPYKPAGEITAAGCEAVPSLEAALPRADFVTIHCPKNPETVGLFNAARIRLMKPTAYLINTARGGIVDEKALHDALVSGKLAGAGLDVFEVEPPPVGQPLHALPNVIMAPHVAGVTVEAVDRMSEQTARNILSVLDGSPLRQNVINQDVLG; from the coding sequence ATGGCCACCAACAAGAAGAAGATCTTTATTACCCAGACTCTGTCACCGGGGGCACGGGTGCTCCTCAACGAGCGGGACGACGTAGAACTCATCGAATTTCCCAACCTGATCTCCGCCAAGGACTTTCAGACCATGCTCGAGCAGCATGCGCCGGTCCATGGCGTGGCGCTCGGCGCAACCCGCTTCGGCGAGGCGGAGCTGGAGGCGTCCAAGGGCATGATGGTGGTGACCCGGATCGGTGTCGGCTATGACGCCGTCGATGTTCCGGCGCTGTCCCGCCGCAAGGTGCCGCTGATGGTCGCAGGCACCGCGAACTCGCCGTCGGTCGCCGAACAAGCCTTGTTCATGATGCTGACGCTGGCCAAGCGCGCGCAGGAAATGCACACGATGGTCAAGGACGGCACCTGGGCGAGCCGGCTCGGGGTGCTGCCGTTCGATCTCTACGGCAAGACGGTGCTGATCGTGGGCTTCGGCCGCATCGGCACCCGCACCGCCAAGCGCTGCCTCGCCATGGAAATGAACGTGCTGGTCTACGACCCCTACAAGCCCGCCGGCGAGATCACCGCGGCCGGCTGCGAGGCGGTGCCGAGCCTCGAAGCGGCGCTGCCGCGGGCGGATTTCGTCACGATCCATTGCCCGAAGAATCCCGAAACGGTCGGGCTGTTCAACGCCGCGCGGATCAGGCTGATGAAGCCGACCGCCTATCTCATCAACACTGCCCGCGGCGGCATCGTCGACGAAAAGGCGCTGCACGACGCGCTGGTGTCAGGCAAGCTCGCCGGCGCCGGCCTCGACGTGTTCGAGGTCGAGCCGCCGCCGGTCGGCCAGCCCCTGCACGCTTTGCCCAACGTGATCATGGCGCCGCACGTCGCCGGCGTCACGGTCGAGGCCGTCGATCGCATGAGCGAGCAGACCGCACGCAATATCCTGAGCGTGCTGGATGGCAGTCCGCTGCGCCAGAATGTGATCAACCAGGACGTCCTCGGCTGA
- a CDS encoding amidase codes for MAFKEFGNYDAVGLAELVRNKDVTAKELLDEAIARTAAVDPKINAVVVKHYDYAERQIAKGLPDGPFTGVPFLLKDLDLLEGTRTTSGASLLKDFVADHNGTLAQRFLDAGLAIFGKSSSPEFGLMPTTESRLFGPTRNPWNLDHSSGGSSGGAGAAVAARILPVAHASDGGGSIRIPASASGVFGMKPTRARNPCGPDRGEGWGGFSVGHVLSISVRDSAVMMDAIHGAEPSSLYVAPPPERPFSQEVGRDPGHLRISFTDKSPYGDAIDPEIAAAVRDVAKLLAGLGHHVEERAPPLAADPAAVMTTIVGGNTALTIRLLEQRVGRTLTSDDVERLTLASAQNATKMNPADYVAAQLAAFQISRALATFFEGCDIFLSPTLCAPPLRLGELNTMSEDLGHIAPVLRRYMPGTSMFNMSGQPAMSVPLAWNKAGLPLGMMFAAKLGEEGLLFRLAGQLEQVRPWKDRRPPVCA; via the coding sequence ATGGCTTTCAAGGAATTCGGCAACTACGATGCGGTCGGTCTCGCCGAGCTCGTCCGCAACAAGGACGTGACGGCGAAGGAGCTGCTCGACGAGGCGATCGCGCGCACCGCCGCCGTCGATCCCAAGATCAACGCGGTCGTCGTCAAGCATTACGACTACGCCGAGCGCCAGATCGCCAAGGGGTTGCCTGACGGTCCCTTCACCGGCGTGCCGTTCCTGCTGAAGGACCTCGATCTGCTCGAGGGCACACGCACCACGTCGGGTGCCAGCCTGCTGAAGGACTTCGTCGCTGATCACAACGGCACGCTGGCCCAGCGCTTTCTCGATGCCGGGCTTGCAATCTTCGGCAAGAGCTCGAGCCCGGAATTCGGGCTGATGCCGACGACGGAATCCCGCCTGTTCGGCCCCACCCGCAATCCCTGGAATCTCGACCATTCCTCCGGCGGCTCGTCCGGCGGCGCTGGGGCTGCGGTCGCGGCCCGCATCCTGCCCGTCGCGCATGCCAGCGACGGCGGCGGGTCGATCCGGATCCCCGCCTCCGCCTCCGGCGTGTTCGGCATGAAGCCGACGCGTGCCCGCAACCCCTGCGGGCCCGATCGCGGCGAAGGCTGGGGCGGCTTCTCGGTCGGCCATGTGCTCAGCATCAGCGTCCGCGACAGCGCGGTCATGATGGATGCGATCCACGGCGCTGAGCCGTCGAGCCTCTATGTCGCGCCGCCGCCGGAGCGACCGTTCTCGCAGGAAGTCGGCCGCGACCCCGGTCATTTGCGCATCAGCTTCACCGACAAGTCGCCCTATGGCGATGCCATTGATCCCGAGATCGCCGCGGCGGTGCGCGACGTGGCGAAGCTGCTCGCAGGCCTCGGCCATCATGTCGAGGAGCGCGCGCCGCCGCTTGCGGCCGATCCCGCCGCGGTCATGACGACCATCGTCGGCGGCAACACGGCGCTGACGATCCGTCTGCTCGAGCAGCGCGTCGGGCGCACCCTGACGTCGGACGATGTCGAGCGGCTCACGCTCGCCAGCGCCCAGAATGCGACCAAGATGAACCCGGCCGACTACGTGGCCGCGCAGCTTGCAGCGTTCCAGATCTCGCGCGCGCTCGCGACCTTCTTCGAAGGTTGCGACATATTCCTCAGCCCGACGCTGTGCGCGCCGCCGCTCCGCCTCGGCGAGCTGAACACGATGTCCGAGGACCTCGGCCACATCGCGCCGGTGCTGCGCCGCTACATGCCGGGCACCTCGATGTTCAACATGTCCGGACAGCCGGCGATGTCGGTGCCGCTGGCCTGGAACAAGGCCGGTCTGCCGCTCGGCATGATGTTCGCGGCCAAGCTCGGCGAGGAAGGACTGCTGTTCCGTCTGGCCGGCCAGCTCGAACAGGTCCGCCCCTGGAAGGACCGGCGTCCGCCGGTTTGCGCCTAG